From Lytechinus pictus isolate F3 Inbred chromosome 6, Lp3.0, whole genome shotgun sequence, the proteins below share one genomic window:
- the LOC129263768 gene encoding actin-like protein 6B, translating into MSGGVYGGDEVGALVFDVGSYSVRGGYAGEDSPKAEFPTTIGSVDCKDEESMDIDGQTQPIIKDGATKKRHVVDTPYLTFVREGMELGTPLKDGMVEDWDMFQAVLDHAYKKYIKSDPSLHPVLMSEPAWNIRQKREKLTELMFEQYNIPALFLCKSPVLSAFANGRATGLVIDSGATHTTAVPVYEGYVNQTAIVKSPLGGDFISMQCKEFFDEEKIDVVPAYRIASKVRLYLICFSSQPFITCVKQPVTGEQHINMVNISFAATHNHSLRVRYNW; encoded by the exons atgaggTTGGAGCCTTGGTGTTCGATGTTGGCTCTTACTCTGTGAGGGGTGGATACGCAGGGGAAGACTCACCAAAG GCTGAATTCCCAACCACCATCGGGTCAGTCGATTGCAAAGATGAGGAATCCATGGACATCGACGGTCAGACGCAACCCATCATCAAAGATGGCGCCACCAAGAAGCGTCACGTTGTCGACACACCGTATCTCACGTTCGTTCGCGAAGGCATGGAGCTGGGTACACCACTCAAAGATGGCATGG ttGAAGATTGGGACATGTTTCAAGCTGTTTTAGACCATGCCTATAAGAAGTACATCAAATCTGATCCCAGTCTACACCCTGTGCTCATGTCTGAACCTGCC tggAATATTCGTCAGAAGAGAGAGAAGCTTACAGAGCTTATGTTTGAGCAGTACAACATTCCTGCGCTCTTTTTATGTAAGAGCCCTGTTCTCTCCGC CTTTGCCAATGGAAGAGCGACAGGCTTAGTAATAGACAGTGGAGCAACTCACACCACAGCAGTGCCTGTATATGAAGGCTATGTCAACCAAACAG CTATTGTTAAAAGTCCGCTTGGAGGGGACTTCATAAGCATGCAATGTAAAGAGTTCTTTGACGAGGAGAAGATAGACGTGGTCCCTGCTTACAGGATAGCATCGAAGGTAAGGCTCTATTTAATTTGCTTCTCCTCACAACCATTCATTACATGTGTTAAACAACCAGTAACAGGGGAGCAGCATATAAATATggtcaatatttcatttgctgCTACTCATAACCATTCATTACGTGTGCGATACAACTGGTAA
- the LOC129262913 gene encoding slit homolog 1 protein-like, with protein sequence MLAVNTTMNASRVSSCLGILLLTMSLLLAERPFKDVSGSLSSESTEECILKNTSLGTKAICTHLHLKSVPQDLPRNTVMVDLSFNKISTLFNGSFAYYPNITSLGLEHNVLSKIEHGAFESLSHLRKLSLRDNILVSLPPGLFRENRFLSILILGKNRLVSFPRSALPWSTSITTLDVSQNRIAFLDALDFEPLQNCSLEKLYLRGNALQTLPFKVFSYLKTVNWLLLSHNNFQNFIPSVIIGRSAITHLDLNACKIEYIISGNKSHIALEDHGQISMIIMKGNRIRYLPDYAFWGFNQTKKISLHRNRVANLSSKSFCGLDNLIDLDLSYNCMTTLSFKTFSCLHMLSTLKLNSNQIASLFIDLVSGLFSLSQLNLAHNNIEEIPRSNVTIPSVEYIDLSFNKFKTIRRFLMWSFTNLQILNMSNNGISQSFSPYSFINLRHLQELHLTNENQQLINGAFRYLGHLQVLDLSFAPLKITTLRQFTNASSLNRLIMRDCSLKSADIHHAKTNRTLFWGLNSLIVLDLRQNQFDMLAPGTFNPMKKLRILYLSQCTISVLSCGVFDSLTALTTLDVRDNAIMKVPESLLQRQHHLAVLFLGNNKLETIPRTLFKETTSLHSLFIQQNRITTIEPMTSFPTNTTLRIDAAGNPFSCTCQLSWFVKWLRSGNIELRLPKQTLCSLTSIKAEVDSPILTFNPDKYCGINFVMITSVCLSGLLVLVIGLVAYRQRWWLNYKFFLLKLAIFGYEEINHEFDAQDYEYQLNIMYNEDDQEWVDGILKPVLRERFPHLQKVAFGDNDLNIAMFYINALHYVVDNSFKTVLLISYNCINDAWFLTKLRIALEQMNDTKLDMVILIFLEDIRDADLPYLVRLFLSKNKPYMLWTDDEDGQELFWAQFEKSMRSNRAINSVIPV encoded by the coding sequence ATGCTGGCTGTTAATACCACCATGAATGCCTCAAGGGTTTCCTCCTGTCTGGGGATACTGCTCCTTACCATGTCCCTGCTTCTGGCTGAGCGGCCTTTCAAGGATGTTTCAGGAAGTCTCAGCTCTGAGTCGACCGAAGAATGCATCCTCAAGAACACAAGCCTTGGAACAAAAGCCATCTGCACTCACCTACACCTCAAATCTGTTCCTCAGGATCTTCCACGGAACACAGTAATGGTCGATCTCTCCTTCAATAAGATATCAACCTTGTTCAACGGCTCTTTTGCATATTACCCAAATATCACTTCCTTAGGACTTGAACACAATGTTCTGTCGAAGATAGAACATGGTGCCTTTGAGTCTCTGAGTCACCTCAGGAAATTAAGTCTACGAGACAACATACTTGTTTCTCTTCCCCCAGGGTTGTTCCGTGAAAACCGTTTCCTCTCTATACTCATTCTCGGCAAAAACAGATTGGTTTCTTTCCCACGCAGTGCACTTCCTTGGTCCACCAGCATCACGACCCTTGATGTATCTCAGAATAGAATCGCTTTTCTTGATGCCCTTGACTTTGAACCGCTACAGAACTGCTCACTAGAAAAACTATACCTAAGAGGAAATGCCTTACAGACTCTTCCTTTTAAGGTTTTCTCCTATTTGAAGACAGTGAATTGGTTGTTGCTGTCACACAACAATTTTCAAAACTTTATTCCCTCAGTGATTATAGGGAGAAGTGCTATTACACATCTAGATTTAAATGCTTGCAAGATTGAATATATAATTTCAGGGAACAAATCTCACATTGCTCTAGAAGATCATGGTCAAATATCTATGATAATCATGAAAGGAAACAGAATACGATATTTACCTGATTATGCGTTTTGGGGGTTcaatcagacaaaaaaaatttcACTTCATAGAAACAGAGTTGCCAACTTATCTAGTAAATCATTCTGTGGATTGGACAACCTAATTGATTTGGATTTGTCTTATAATTGCATGACAACTCTGAGCTTTAAGACATTCTCCTGCCTGCACATGTTATCCACACTTAAGCTGAATAGTAATCAGATTGCAAGTCTGTTTATTGATTTAGTATCAGGCTTATTCTCACTCTCCCAACTCAACTTGGCACATAATAATATAGAAGAAATTCCGAGGAGCAACGTGACAATTCCTTCAGTAGAATATATAGACCTGTCTTTTAACAAATTCAAAACGATCCGAAGGTTCTTAATGTGGAGTTTCACAAATCTTCAAATTCTGAACATGTCCAACAATGGCATCTCTCAGTCATTCTCCCCATACTCTTTTATCAACTTGAGACACCTTCAAGAGCTGCATCTCACTAACGAGAATCAGCAACTCATCAATGGCGCTTTTCGCTACCTGGGACATCTGCAAGTGTTGGATTTGTCCTTTGCTCCGTTAAAGATTACCACCCTGAGGCAATTTACAAATGCTTCATCGCTCAATAGGCTAATCATGCGAGACTGCAGCTTGAAAAGTGCAGATATACACCATGCTAAGACAAATAGGACCCTCTTTTGGGGATTAAATTCCCTGATAGTTCTGGACCTGAGACAAAATCAGTTTGATATGTTAGCACCAGGTACTTTCAACCCCATGAAGAAACTCAGGATTCTTTACCTGTCTCAGTGTACTATATCAGTTCTGAGCTGTGGTGTCTTTGATAGCCTGACTGCCCTCACAACTCTGGACGTCCGGGACAATGCGATTATGAAGGTACCCGAGTCCCTGCTTCAAAGGCAACACCACCTTGCCGTTCTGTTCTTAGGCAATAATAAACTTGAGACTATTCCAAGAACATTGTTCAAGGAAACCACCTCTTTGCACAGTCTTTTCATCCAACAAAACAGAATCACCACCATAGAACCAATGACGTCCTTCCCAACGAATACGACACTGAGAATAGATGCTGCTGGAAACCCATTCTCCTGTACTTGCCAACTGAGTTGGTTTGTGAAATGGCTTCGTTCTGGCAACATTGAACTCAGGCTTCCAAAGCAAACTCTCTGCTCACTAACATCAATCAAAGCAGAAGTGGATTCACCCATATTAACATTTAACCCAGACAAATATTGTGGAATAAACTTTGTGATGATCACAAGTGTATGCCTTTCAGGTCTTCTGGTATTGGTGATTGGCCTGGTGGCTTACCGGCAGCGATGGTGGCTGAACTACAAGTTCTTTCTCCTGAAGCTAGCCATCTTTGGCTACGAGGAAATCAACCATGAATTTGATGCACAGGACTACGAATACCAGCTAAACATTATGTATAACGAAGACGACCAGGAATGGGTTGACGGCATCTTGAAGCCAGTTCTGCGGGAAAGGTTTCCACATCTCCAGAAGGTGGCCTTTGGGGACAATGACCTCAACATTGCGATGTTCTACATCAATGCTCTTCACTATGTTGTTGATAACAGTTTCAAGACGGTCCTTTTGATCAGTTATAACTGTATAAATGACGCTTGGTTCTTGACCAAGTTGCGCATCGCCCTGGAGCAAATGAACGATACCAAACTGGACATGGTCATCTTGATTTTCCTTGAGGACATCCGGGATGCTGACCTTCCGTACCTAGTTCGGTTGTTCTTGAGTAAGAACAAACCTTACATGCTCTGGacagatgatgaggatggtcaGGAACTCTTCTGGGCTCAGTTTGAGAAGAGCATGAGATCCAATAGGGCCATCAATAGTGTTATACCTGTTTAA
- the LOC135154418 gene encoding toll-like receptor 3, with amino-acid sequence MSLLLAERPFKDVSGSLSSESTEGCILKNTSLGTKAICTHLHLKSVPQDLPRNIVMVDLSFNKISTLFNGSFAYYPNITSLGLEHNVLSKIEHGAFESLSHLRKLSLRDNILVSLPPGLFRENRFLSILILGKNRLVSFPRSALPWSTSITTLDVSQNRIAFLDALDFEPLQNCSLEKLYLRGNALQTLPFKVFSYLKTVNWLLLSHNNFQNFIPSVIIGRSAITHLDLNACKIEYIISGNKSHIALEDHGQISMIIMTGNRIRYLPDYAFWGFNQTKKISLHRNRVANLSSKSFCGLDNLIDLDLSYNCMTTLSFKTFSCLHMLSTLKLNSNQIASLFIDLVSGLSSLSHLNLAHNNIEEIPRSNVTIPSVEHIDLSSNKFKTIRRFFMWSFANLQILNMSNNGISQTYSPYSFINLRHLQKLHITNENQQIINGAFRYLEHLQVLDLSFAPLKMTTLSQFTNASSLNRLIMRDCSLKSADIHHSKTNRTLFWGLNSLIVLDLRQNQFYILAPGTFNPLKKLRVLYLSQCTISVLSCGVFDSLTALTTLDVRDNAIMKVPESLLQRQHHLAVLFLGNNKLETIPRTLFKETTSLHSLFIQQNRITTIEPMTSFPTNTTLRIDAAGNPFSCTCQLSWFVKWLRSGNIELRRPKQTLCSLTSIKAEVDSPILTFNPDKYCGINFVMITSVCLSGLLVLVIGLVAYRQRWWLNYKFFLLKLAIFGYEEINHEFDAQDYEYQLNIMYNEDDQEWVDGVLKPVLQERFPHLQKVAFGDNDLNIAMFYINALHYVVDNSFKTVLLISYNCINDAWFLTKLRIALEQMNDTKLDMVILIFLEDIRDADLPYLVRLFLSKNKPYMLWTDDEDGQELFWAQFEKSMRSNRAINSVIPV; translated from the coding sequence CAAATCTGTTCCTCAGGACCTTCCACGGAACATAGTAATGGTCGATCTCTCCTTCAATAAGATATCAACCTTGTTCAACGGCTCTTTTGCATATTACCCAAATATCACTTCCTTAGGACTTGAACACAATGTTCTGTCGAAGATAGAACATGGTGCCTTTGAGTCTCTGAGTCACCTCAGGAAATTAAGTCTACGAGACAACATACTTGTTTCTCTTCCCCCAGGGTTGTTCCGTGAAAACCGTTTCCTCTCTATACTCATTCTCGGCAAAAACAGATTGGTTTCTTTCCCACGCAGTGCACTTCCTTGGTCCACCAGCATCACGACCCTTGATGTATCTCAGAATAGAATCGCTTTTCTTGATGCCCTTGACTTTGAACCGCTACAGAACTGCTCACTAGAAAAACTATACCTAAGAGGAAATGCCTTACAGACTCTTCCTTTTAAGGTTTTCTCCTATTTGAAGACAGTGAATTGGTTGTTGCTGTCACACAACAATTTTCAAAACTTTATTCCCTCAGTGATTATAGGGAGAAGTGCTATTACACATCTAGATTTAAATGCTTGCAAGATTGAATATATAATTTCAGGGAACAAATCTCACATTGCTCTAGAAGATCATGGTCAAATATCTATGATAATCATGACAGGAAACAGAATACGATATTTACCTGATTATGCGTTTTGGGGGTTcaatcagacaaaaaaaatttcACTTCATAGAAACAGAGTTGCCAACTTATCTAGTAAATCATTCTGTGGATTGGACAACCTAATTGATTTGGATTTGTCTTATAATTGCATGACAACTCTGAGCTTTAAGACATTCTCCTGCCTGCACATGTTATCCACACTTAAGCTGAATAGTAATCAGATTGCAAGTCTGTTTATTGATTTAGTATCAGGCTTATCCTCACTCTCCCACCTCAACTTAGCACATAATAATATAGAAGAAATTCCTAGGAGTAACGTGACAATTCCTTCAGTAGAACATATAGACCTGTCTTCTAACAAATTCAAAACaatccgaaggttctttatgtGGAGTTTCGCAAATCTTCAAATTCTGAACATGTCCAACAATGGCATCTCTCAGACATACTCCCCATACTCCTTTATCAACTTGAGACACCTTCAAAAGCTGCATATCACTAACGAGAATCAGCAAATCATCAACGGCGCTTTTCGCTACCTGGAACATCTGCAAGTGTTGGACTTGTCCTTCGCTCCGTTAAAGATGACCACCCTGAGCCAATTTACGAATGCTTCATCACTCAATAGGCTAATCATGCGCGACTGCAGCTTGAAAAGTGCAGATATACACCATTCTAAGACAAATAGGACCCTCTTTTGGGGATTAAATTCCCTGATAGTTCTGGACCTAAGACAAAATCAGTTTTATATATTAGCGCCAGGTACTTTCAACCCCTTGAAAAAACTCAGGGTTCTTTACCTGTCTCAGTGTACTATATCAGTTCTGAGCTGTGGTGTCTTTGATAGCCTGACTGCCCTCACAACTCTGGACGTCCGGGACAATGCGATTATGAAGGTACCTGAGTCCCTACTTCAAAGGCAACACCACCTTGCTGTTCTGTTCTTAGGCAATAATAAACTTGAGACTATTCCAAGAACATTGTTCAAGGAAACCACCTCTTTGCACAGTCTTTTCATCCAACAAAACAGAATCACCACCATAGAACCAATGACGTCCTTCCCAACGAATACGACACTGAGAATAGATGCTGCTGGAAACCCATTCTCCTGTACTTGCCAACTGAGTTGGTTTGTGAAATGGCTTCGTTCTGGCAACATTGAACTCAGGCGTCCAAAGCAAACTCTCTGCTCACTAACATCAATCAAAGCAGAGGTGGATTCACCCATACTAACATTTAACCCAGACAAATATTGTGGAATAAACTTTGTGATGATCACAAGTGTATGCCTTTCAGGTCTTCTGGTATTGGTGATTGGCCTGGTGGCTTACCGGCAGCGATGGTGGCTGAACTACAAGTTCTTCCTCCTGAAGCTAGCCATCTTTGGCTACGAGGAAATCAACCATGAATTTGATGCACAGGACTACGAATACCAGCTAAACATTATGTATAACGAAGACGACCAGGAATGGGTTGACGGCGTCCTGAAGCCAGTTCTGCAGGAAAGGTTTCCACATCTCCAGAAGGTGGCCTTTGGGGACAATGACCTCAACATTGCGATGTTCTACATCAATGCTCTTCACTATGTTGTTGATAACAGTTTCAAGACGGTCCTTTTGATCAGCTATAACTGTATAAATGACGCTTGGTTCTTGACCAAGTTGCGCATCGCCCTGGAGCAAATGAACGATACCAAACTGGACATGGTCATCCTGATTTTCCTTGAGGACATCCGGGATGCTGACCTTCCGTACCTAGTTCGGTTGTTCCTGAGTAAGAACAAACCTTACATGCTCTGGacagatgatgaggatggtcaGGAACTCTTCTGGGCTCAGTTTGAGAAGAGCATGAGATCCAATAGGGCTATCAATAGTGTTATACCTGTTTAa